In Deltaproteobacteria bacterium, a genomic segment contains:
- a CDS encoding alkaline phosphatase gives MPRLQKAMALAVSFTLSLPSVVPAVGPTTPEEWYEAGKQAVKSAEKLKKPAASAKNVILFIGDGMGVSTVTAARILEGQLRGENGEENLLSFEKFPYVALSKVYSVNQQTPDSAPTMTAMVTGVKTNDGILAVNQYAVRGDHTTAAGNELTTILELAEDAGKSTGVVSTARITHATPAACYAHTVERDWESDANLSAAAKAANFPDIARQLVEFSHGDGLEVALGGGRSNFLPDTTDDPEDAGRKGSRLDGRNLVNEWLGKANSAYAWNTTQFNLVDPATTDHFLGLFERSHMEYEADRALDTGGEPSLSDMTGKAIDILAKNKKKGFFLMVESGRIDHAHHASNASRALSDTIEFAKAIKTAVDKTDPKKTLIVVSADHSHVFTIAGYPKRGNPILGKVVEPDKIAPDYAKDLFNLPYTTLSYANGPGYTGTSNAQAAGPKTFPHNPTSYTTSAVRPDLTAVDTAALNYLQESTVPLGAETHAGEDVAIYATGPNSHLFHGVMEQNVIYHVMNDALKLIKE, from the coding sequence ATGCCGCGTTTGCAAAAGGCCATGGCTTTGGCCGTGAGCTTCACCCTTAGTCTTCCGTCTGTCGTTCCTGCCGTAGGACCGACTACCCCCGAGGAATGGTACGAGGCGGGAAAACAAGCCGTCAAGAGCGCCGAGAAGCTGAAGAAACCTGCCGCCAGCGCCAAGAACGTAATTTTGTTTATTGGCGATGGGATGGGGGTCTCCACCGTGACTGCGGCCCGTATCCTCGAAGGCCAATTACGGGGCGAAAACGGTGAGGAGAATCTCTTAAGTTTCGAGAAGTTTCCGTATGTGGCGCTCTCGAAAGTCTACAGCGTAAATCAACAAACTCCAGATTCCGCCCCAACCATGACTGCTATGGTGACTGGCGTGAAAACCAACGATGGCATTCTTGCCGTCAATCAGTACGCGGTGCGTGGAGATCACACCACGGCGGCAGGCAACGAGCTGACCACCATCCTTGAGCTGGCAGAAGACGCGGGAAAATCGACCGGTGTGGTCAGCACCGCCAGAATAACCCACGCCACCCCGGCCGCGTGCTACGCGCACACGGTAGAACGTGACTGGGAGAGCGATGCCAACCTCTCTGCGGCGGCGAAGGCGGCGAATTTTCCCGATATCGCTCGTCAGTTAGTCGAGTTCAGTCATGGCGATGGGTTGGAAGTCGCCCTTGGCGGCGGGCGCAGCAACTTCCTGCCGGACACGACCGACGATCCCGAAGATGCTGGGAGAAAAGGTAGCCGGCTCGACGGTCGTAATCTCGTCAACGAGTGGCTGGGAAAGGCAAATTCCGCCTATGCGTGGAACACGACTCAATTCAATCTCGTTGACCCCGCCACGACCGACCACTTCCTCGGCCTCTTCGAGCGTTCGCACATGGAGTACGAAGCCGACCGCGCTCTGGACACGGGTGGCGAGCCGTCGCTCTCGGACATGACCGGCAAAGCGATCGACATTTTGGCGAAAAACAAGAAAAAAGGCTTCTTCCTGATGGTGGAAAGCGGCCGCATTGATCATGCCCATCACGCCAGCAACGCCTCACGTGCGCTCTCGGATACCATCGAGTTTGCGAAAGCCATCAAGACGGCGGTGGACAAAACCGATCCAAAGAAGACGTTGATCGTTGTTTCGGCCGATCACAGTCATGTGTTCACCATCGCCGGTTACCCCAAGCGCGGCAACCCGATTTTGGGAAAAGTCGTCGAACCTGATAAGATTGCCCCTGATTATGCCAAGGATCTTTTCAACTTGCCGTACACCACTCTCAGCTATGCCAACGGTCCTGGATACACTGGGACCTCGAACGCTCAGGCGGCAGGACCAAAGACATTTCCCCACAATCCCACGTCCTATACGACCAGCGCCGTGCGTCCCGATTTGACTGCAGTGGACACTGCCGCCCTGAACTATCTGCAAGAGTCCACGGTTCCGCTCGGCGCCGAGACGCACGCCGGGGAAGACGTGGCTATCTACGCCACCGGCCCGAATTCCCACTTATTCCACGGCGTGATGGAACAGAACGTTATCTACCATGTCATGAACGATGCCCTGAAACTGATCAAGGAGTAG